Genomic window (Xylanimonas protaetiae):
ACAAGGTCTCGCTCGTCCAGTTCGGTACGGGTTCGGGTGTCCTGCGGTCCCTGGCGGCTCCGCAGAAGATCCAGGGGACCGACCGGTACACCGAGCTTACGTACAGCGGCGGAAACCTCGTCTTCCGGTACGCGACAGGCACGAACGGGACCATTACGGTCGGCCGATCCGGTAATCAGATCCAGAGCACCAACATCCAGCTCGGCATCTACACCGGCATGAACGTGCTCGCTGGCCAGACCAACGTGACGGGGGACAACCAGCGCCTGCCGAACGTCATCCTTTTCACTGACGGAGAGCCCACGTACTCGTCCACGTCGTCCTCGTGGTGGACGCCCGGGACAGGAACGCAGGGACCATCGTCCCCTGGAGCGAACCAGTACTACGGCAACGGCTTCCTGGCTGCGATGACGGCGGCGTATCAGAAGAACCGGGTCAAGGCCGTCTATGACGCCAACCCGCAGGACGACATCGACGCCACGCCCAAAGTATACACGGTCGGGCTCGGCATCAATGCGCTGACCACCAACGGCAAGAATCTCGCGCTGGCTACCCTCAACCCGCGTGGCAACTATGGCGACACCAGCAACACCATGACCACCGGCTTCACCAACGCCTTCAAGTCATATCTCGCCGGAGGCTCGGTCTCGGTGCCGGTGGACGGGCAGTTGCGCAACAACGTCCCGGACCCCAGCGCCTATCACACCGTGGCACATCCCACCGACGCAGCGGCCGCTCATGACCCGACGGACCTGCGCTACAACGACGCGTACTACTCGCCGGTGACACAGGACGACCTCGTCGACGTGTTCCGCCGTATCGCCCAGCAGATCGTCGATGCCGCACCGAACTTCCCGGTCGAGATGCAGAACGGCGAGGCGACGACCTCCGGATACGTGACCTTCACCGACCCGCTCGGTCCGTTCATGCGCGTCACGGACATGAACCGGCTCACGTTCTGCTCGGTGAGCAAGGCCGACCCGACGGAGTGCACGCAGCGGACGTTCCTCTCCCCGGCGTCGAAGACGGACGTGACGCCGACAGGCACGCTCACGACCTACACCTTCAGCGGGCTCTACCAGGCCAATGACATGTACCCGGCGACCAACGTGTCTAACGTCGTGGTGACCGTCGCCACGAGCAACGACCTGGCGGTCGGTGACGTGGTCACGGTCAGTATTCCTGCCTCGCTGCTTCCCCTGCGAGACACTCGCATCACGGAGGACGTCGACGGCAACCCGAAGTCGATGACTGTCTCGGTGTCCCATCCGGTCCACGCGTACTACAAGGTGGCACCCAAGCCTGGGGTGGTGGAGAACCTCGGAAACCCGTATGCGCTGAACGTCGGGGGATCGACCGCCGGGACGACCCTCGCCCAGTACGTGCGCGACCACACCGTGGGCGGGAAGGTGCGCTTCTACTCCAACGACTACGACGTCGACGCTGGCGGGGTGGGCGTCGCCAAGAGCTTCGCGACGTTCCAGCCGGCCGAGCGCAACGACTTCTACCGGTTCGCTCGCGACTCGCTGCTCTACAGCGACGCTGCCGGGACGACGACCATCACGCAGACCCAGTGGAACGGCCTGGGCGCGGGTACCACGATCTACTACCGCGTCGACGTCTATCGGCTCACCGCCCACACGCCGGGTTCCGTCGTCAAGGAGAGCGTGGTTCTGTCCACCACCAAGCAGGCGCTGCTCACGCCAGGTCTGGAG
Coding sequences:
- a CDS encoding DUF7601 domain-containing protein, which encodes MVAAALALGLVGSGVVPVAGVGDLAAPAMAADPATGPVKEADPQTHHEYPGAQDPENYFESSRNPGRIWTDKSVFTENVPVPPGEPNATELVLEQDELAVALSALGATRHVTGEKQVPIDVVLVLDNSYSMVQCVDARDATDGYCDDQNNYTKSRAYAMAEAVNVALDIIARDNPDNKVSLVQFGTGSGVLRSLAAPQKIQGTDRYTELTYSGGNLVFRYATGTNGTITVGRSGNQIQSTNIQLGIYTGMNVLAGQTNVTGDNQRLPNVILFTDGEPTYSSTSSSWWTPGTGTQGPSSPGANQYYGNGFLAAMTAAYQKNRVKAVYDANPQDDIDATPKVYTVGLGINALTTNGKNLALATLNPRGNYGDTSNTMTTGFTNAFKSYLAGGSVSVPVDGQLRNNVPDPSAYHTVAHPTDAAAAHDPTDLRYNDAYYSPVTQDDLVDVFRRIAQQIVDAAPNFPVEMQNGEATTSGYVTFTDPLGPFMRVTDMNRLTFCSVSKADPTECTQRTFLSPASKTDVTPTGTLTTYTFSGLYQANDMYPATNVSNVVVTVATSNDLAVGDVVTVSIPASLLPLRDTRITEDVDGNPKSMTVSVSHPVHAYYKVAPKPGVVENLGNPYALNVGGSTAGTTLAQYVRDHTVGGKVRFYSNDYDVDAGGVGVAKSFATFQPAERNDFYRFARDSLLYSDAAGTTTITQTQWNGLGAGTTIYYRVDVYRLTAHTPGSVVKESVVLSTTKQALLTPGLEGGRVLFADAQSRMTAPAGMRNFSGRAMNLDHVKCDALVWVANLPTCGGAVARGVATNPTGTDPMARRTAFDGQAVRVALGNDGYLEYPVPGRLTITKQVSSAGGLNPNPAQRFEFTVSLGGTVPTGAAFPYSVYRQGDTTTPLPGRGGTVSSGGKIALAGGELAEVVGLPNGATYTVTEGGLPPAYSRTSPTESPSGIITVPQSGPALAAFVNTYAPAGTPAVATPTIAKVIPERGWAEGDSFSAKMCPDVGGAAACETVPLGPGSTTAAFGQKEFSAPGTYGYTITEVDGLALGFSYSGAAYRWVVTVTDDGTGTLHASSALTQPKSTARRLSGWVCLVPESRGCGR